In Fusobacterium sp. FSA-380-WT-3A, the sequence CAGAAAAAGCACCACCAGCACCAGCTTCTTCTAATAATGGTCCAAAAGCACCAGCAGTTCCATGTCCACCAGTTAAAGGAATTGAACCAGCAGCAAGACCTATATAAGGATGTAATCCAAATATTTTAGCAAGAAAAACACCTAATGAATCTTGAATAACTACAAGAATAACAGCAGAAAGTAAGAATAAAACAACTCCAACTCCACCTTTTTTTAATAATTCAAAACTTGCTAAATACCCAACTGTAGAATAAAAAGCAACCATTAAGAAATCTTTTAAAACTCCATCAAATGCGAAAGAAAAGGCACCAGTAATATGTCCTATTAAAAGAATTATAGAAAAGACAACACCACCAACAACTGGTCCAGGAATAAAGAATCTTTCTAGAATAGGAAATTTCTTTTTGATAGCACTACCTACTAGTAATACTAAGATAGCTATAGCTAAAGTTTCAGCCATATTAAAAGTAAAAGTCATAAATAATACCCCCTATATAAAATGTTTATTAATGTATATTCTAATCATAGAATATATTTTAGGAATTTAATTAGTACTAATAGTTCTAAAATAGTTAGAACAGTATAAAATTAAAATGAATTCATATAATAAATATACCATATAAAAAAATAAAATAAAAATTCATATATTTAATAAAAATAAAATATTAATATATATATTATATATTATTTTTTAAGAAATATATAATTATAAATATATAAAGTAGTAATTTAAATTAAGAAAAATATAGTTGACTAAAATAAAAAAATAAGGGATAATTAAAATATAAAATAATTTTTTAAGGAGGAATTAATATACTAAAAATATATTAAAAAATGATAAATGGTACAAAGTTTATTAAAAGCAATAGAATTATTAGAATTATTAAAAAAATCTGAAGAAAGTTGTTCAATAGCACAACTTTCAAATGAGTTAAATATCCCTCCTAGTACAGTTCATAGAATATTAAAGACTTTGTGTACATCTTTATATGTAGTAAAAGATGAGAAGTCACATGAATATAGATTAGGACCTGCTTTAATTCCATTAGGAACAGCAGCTTCTAAACATTTACATTTACAAAATATAGCACATGAAGTTTTAAAAAGAATAGCTGCTGAAACTGGGGAAGATACTTTCTTAATTATACCAGTTGAGTATAAAGGAATAGTTTTAGAAAGAATAGATGGGAAAAGAACTTTAAAATTAGTAGAGGAATTTGGAGATGAATTATACC encodes:
- a CDS encoding IclR family transcriptional regulator; its protein translation is MVQSLLKAIELLELLKKSEESCSIAQLSNELNIPPSTVHRILKTLCTSLYVVKDEKSHEYRLGPALIPLGTAASKHLHLQNIAHEVLKRIAAETGEDTFLIIPVEYKGIVLERIDGKRTLKLVEEFGDELYLHYGAIRKAILAFQTEDFINKYIKEVLDKGKTNLRITPLELREKLKKIRLEGVSTSSGDYAKGTFGIGAPIRNSSGQVIASLGVVVAKPKLFLEERIEYLKKVIKSSAQEISNKMGYF